A portion of the Fulvia fulva chromosome 1, complete sequence genome contains these proteins:
- a CDS encoding Serine/threonine-protein kinase cek1, translating into AQLTSPHLAVRLLHSRDGQAFANAVAATLGADRRAQSEGTGSIALRGNREMAASEGGGPPASLVPPAVAALKDEAAAEGHDRGQMLRTISMDIREEREDLKKAAEQSLNAILELDLEGHVRWVSPSWEDVTGIAPSSVVGKPIAELLAENNTIFANCLDAMRKDDSKSRVVRFSIKSPPSIPYEDAHSADDKTPVEPQAGLDSLPEPGEAADAQPAEDESVELEAQGIMVYDRTTGEESHTMWMIKPAVSREITIDLPPVLADSLGIGAEMLANYLTILTDVGMNDPGNHPPPLPVLCRICERQITPWWFEKHTELCFQEHRAEMEVQMAQESLNEQRSALVKVLDALEVQARVPKQNAIDAGSPSPVPKAEYKGYTIGPTSTPSSGPTSGRSTPAAHQPRSRESSASGFGHHRARSFAVRRPLARIVELILDLCDTAMEISTPSIKDTKGYAPGELRTQSPQSEGRIQQVMQWQSPSAGSLENEHGLALLCDDTSQLAKSKIEAVFRHRRILEYSERIRIEYDILVQECIEAALQKAVRIAAGDDSDSSCSEDNGGYEPSEHNPGIMAASETANEGPEQTHGDDMFNLNTFKSAGSSSAMAMALRNTSESILQRRQSSAGSSRASSPRAGATTPKSYSAPSESFLLHKRGSIALESDTGAESDGSMRSSIASATGSHRRADSPGAELSLSRVASTRSRDRKRQSLILPSLTGAGRHHSPGRGPPPPSSPLRMAKPRLPSGTDSNPSPITSPILTQSEFNSPIIRAQHHHHHHRRQSSAALSEALGRPASPRLSAVISNPQPRAVQTSIKDFEIIKPISKGAFGSVYLSKKKSTGDYYAIKTLKKTDMIAKNQVTNVKAERAIMMWQGESDFVAKLYWTFSSKDFLYLVMEYLNGGDCASLIKVLGALPEDWTQKYIAEVVLCVQHLHSRQIVHRDLKPDNLLIDAKGHLKLTDFGLSRMGLIGRQKRAIDAKPGDAPPDLLKAGPFRRAPSVTSSRSTSFDYQGHHSPAQTPALTPAVMSHDMNQPSYFSLYREGSREPSRRTSGHRSDSGDSEALSAMFRRFSIADGRTPIEEETADEEGQESPDPYALQPVASNSSAPRTETPPQPSAMPPPVMALFDPDDSNRRFVGTPDYLAPETINGAGQDEMSDWWSLGCILFECLYGRPPFNADTPEEVFQNILMRNIHWPSEDEDDVSEEAKDLINKLMCLDPQERLGSNKDGKYDSGGDEIKAHSWFTGINWETLREDEASFVPASENPEDTEYFDSRGATMQSFAAEFEDQSSSPVQTPGADYPDRPHDALSRVRSQVNSVKRNLMPLHIPPHVRDNRSRRLSEPVAADDFGNFQFKNLPVLEKANKDVIQKLRADAMHAQTKTANSAAASSSALASPPPAPSLESSPVVPGPLKRTLSANKGSTRPQSPSLLSQANSSPNRGSQPSSPLLVSFSAGQHQDRRKTSSGSSNLSQQTSSSLQPGTSLEHAPRLPVTFKASASAPSPIKSGKSGSVHLPSHPDRASPGSRQGSVSSPRQRSQTVGSQDQDGDHVPEMLASHHHKRRSGVFDVSPSSSDNEETRHQALLRVQRRRQSSRRLSQISLADGPTFRTLDVLVCEDHPVSRLVMERLLEKLRCRTIAVTNGSEAMRYAMSEVKFDIIMMEYKLPHVNGADVARMIRDTKNANSHTPIVAVTGYLNQLQGAHHFDALIEKPPTKEKLEEVMGRLCQWRTPPEGWKPPMPQAIPPSGLRKESMPTDDSPTTTSSIAGGSFHASSSVTSNRENSIGSTTSIGEDSNHSIPFIISRQPTMDSEQGPSDLERNFGTTGGLGITRSLDQASKQAGIGHPLPHLEHQSSAPAALSGESDQPAPRRQPSNEAIQAKRRSLEKVRHESAAESGDDELEEDELGRAPVRQRSPKRHVKRSSKLGTEMMRSSSNGSVISSEDLLSAAGPRTASAEHAILEESLADVAAAATGHLTPPEFFPPAPGHHTEDIDMDARTPDDATPKPQDTGDADPDPTPRAASQEDT; encoded by the exons GCCCAACTCACCTCACCTCACCTCGCCGTCCGTCTGCTACACAGTCGCGATGGGCAAGCGTTCGCAAATGCAGTAGCGGCAACATTGGGTGCCGATCGGCGTGCCCAGTCCGAAGGCACTGGGTCAATAGCACTGAGAGGCAATCGCGAGATGGCCGCAAGCGAGGGCGGAGGCCCACCCGCGAGTCTGGTGCCGCCAGCCGTCGCTGCATTGAAGGACGAAGCGGCAGCAGAAGGACACGACAGAGGGCAGATGCTTAGGACAATCAGCATGGACATACGGGAAGAACGTGAGGATCTGAAAAAGGCTGCGGAGCAGTCTCTCAATGCCATTCTGGAGCTGGACCTCGAGGGCCACGTCAGATGGGTCAGTCCCTCCTGGGAGGACGTGACTGGCATTGCACCAAGCAGTGTCGTTGGAAAGCCAATTGCTGAGCTGTTGGCCGAGAACAACACCATCTTTGCCAATTGCCTTGATGCCATGCGAAAGGACGACTCCAAGAGCCGTGTCGTGCGGTTCTCCATCAAGAGTCCTCCCAGTATCCCCTATGAGGATGCTCACTCAGCAGACGACAAAACGCCGGTGGAACCGCAGGCTGGACTCGACAGTTTACCGGAGCCTGGCGAGGCAGCTGATGCGCAACCGGCGGAGGATGAAAGCGTGGAGCTTGAAGCTCAGGGCATCATGGTCTACGATCGTACGACGGGTGAAGAGAGTCACACAATGTGGATGATCAAGCCCGCTGTCTCACGTGAGATCACCATCGACCTGCCACCGGTCTTGGCCGACTCACTGGGCATCGGGGCTGAAATGCTAGCCAATTACTTGACCATACTGACAGATGTTGGAATGAACGACCCGGGCAACCATCCGCCTCCTCTCCCTGTGCTTTGTCGGATCTGTGAACGTCAAATCACACCCTGGTGGTTCGAAAAGCACACCGAGCTATGCTTCCAGGAACACCGAGCAGAAATGGAAGTGCAGATGGCACAGGAGTCTCTGAATGAGCAGAGATCGGCTTTGGTCAAGGTTCTTGATGCACTGGAGGTACAGGCCCGAGTGCCAAAGCAGAATGCCATCGATGCCGGATCGCCGTCCCCGGTGCCCAAGGCCGAGTACAAGGGATACACCATTGGTCCGACCTCGACTCCGTCTTCTGGACCTACATCTGGCCGATCTACACCTGCTGCGCATCAGCCGCGCTCTCGAGAATCTTCAGCCAGCGGCTTTGGTCATCATAGAGCCAGAAGCTTTGCTGTCAGGAGGCCTCTGGCCCGCATAGTGGAATTGATCCTAGATCTTTGCGACACAGCGATGGAGATCAGCACACCGTCAATAAAAGACACCAAGGGTTATGCTCCTGGGGAGCTTCGGACACAGTCCCCGCAGTCAGAGGGCCGCATACAACAGGTCATGCAATGGCAATCGCCGAGCGCTGGATCGCTTGAGAACGAACATGGTCTCGCTCTTCTCTGCGACGACACTTCGCAGCTGGCGAAATCCAAGATTGAGGCTGTCTTCCGACATCGTCGCATCCTTGAGTATTCAGAACGCATTCGTATCGAGTACGATATTCTGGTGCAAGAGTGTATCGAGGCGGCGCTGCAAAAGGCTGTCCGCATTGCTGCCGGCGACGATAGCGATTCAAGCTGCAGTGAAGACAATGGTGGCTATGAGCCTTCAGAGCACAACCCAGGAATCATGGCGGCCTCAGAAACAGCAAACGAAGGTCCGGAACAAACGCATGGCGACGACATGTTCAATCTCAACACATTCAAGTCTGCTGGCAGCTCTTCCGCTATGGCCATGGCTCTTAGGAACACGTCGGAATCCATACTCCAGCGACGTCAGTCATCCGCAGGGTCCTCGCGAGCCAGTAGTCCACGCGCTGGAGCCACCACCCCCAAGTCGTACAGCGCGCCTTCTGAATCATTCTTGCTGCACAAACGCGGGTCGATCGCATTGGAGAGCGACACTGGCGCGGAAAGTGATGGCAGCATGCGCTCGTCAATCGCCAGTGCCACCGGGAGCCATCGTCGCGCAGACTCACCTGGGGCTGAGCTGAGTTTGAGTCGCGTTGCCAGCACAAGATCACGGGATCGCAAACGGCAAAGTCTGATTCTTCCCAGCCTGACAGGTGCCGGTCGCCATCATTCGCCTGGTCGTGGTCCACCACCACCTTCTTCGCCCCTTCGCATGGCTAAGCCTAGACTACCCAGTGGTACTGACAGCAACCCTTCGCCAATAACGTCGCCAATATTGACTCAGAGCGAGTTCAATTCGCCCATAATCCGCGCGCAACATCATCATCACCATCATCGTCGGCAATCTTCAGCCGCGTTGTCGGAGGCGCTTGGACGGCCTGCATCACCACGATTGAGTGCCGTGATCAGCAATCCCCAGCCACGGGCGGTTCAGACATCAATCAAAGACTTCGAGATCATCAAGCCGATCAGCAAGGGTGCTTTTGGCAGTGTCTACCTGTCCAAGAAGAAGTCGACTGGCGATTACTATGCCATCAAGACGCTCAAGAAAACCGACATGATTGCCAAGAATCAAGTAACAAATGTCAAGGCCGAACGTGCGATCATGATGTGGCAAGGCGAGAGCGATTTCGTCGCGAAGCTGTACTGGACCTTCTCTAGCAAGGATTTTCTCTACCTTGTCATGGAGTACCTGAATGGAGGGGATTGTGCCTCGCTGATCAAAGTACTCGGAGCGCTGCCGGAGGACTGGACTCAAAAGTACATTGCTGAGGTGGTGCTGTGTGTGCAGCATCTACACAGCCGCCAAATTGTCCATCGAGACCTCAAGCCAGACAACCTTCTGATTGATGCTAAAGGGCATCTGAAGCTGACCGACTTTGGTCTTTCGCGTATGGGTCTCATTGGGCGACAAAAGCGCGCCATCGACGCTAAACCAGGTGATGCGCCACCTGATCTCCTGAAAGCAGGGCCTTTCCGGCGAGCGCCATCTGTGACCTCCTCGCGATCGACTTCATTTGACTACCAAGGACACCATTCCCCGGCGCAAACACCAGCATTGACACCCGCAGTCATGAGTCACGACATGAATCAGCCCTCATATTTCAGTCTGTATCGAGAAGGATCAAGAGAGCCCTCTCGGCGGACATCTGGGCACCGCAGCGATAGTGGTGACAGCGAGGCTCTCTCGGCAATGTTTCGTAGGTTCTCAATAGCTGATGGGAGAACGCCGATTGAAGAGGAAACAGCCGACGAAGAGGGTCAAGAGTCGCCAGATCCATACGCACTGCAGCCTGTTGCTAGTAACTCGAGCGCACCGAGGACAGAGACTCCCCCACAGCCATCAGCTATGCCCCCACCTGTGATGGCACTCTTTGATCCCGACGACAGCAACCGGCGATTTGTGGGCACACCGGACTACCTGGCACCCGAAACGATCAACGGTGCCGGTCAAGACGAGATGAGTGATTGGTGGTCACTTGGCTGCATTCTGTTCGAGTGTCTATATGGACGGCCACCATTCAATGCTGATACCCCCGAGGAAGTGTTCCAGAACATCTTGATGCGCAACATACACTGGCCTTCAGAAGATGAAGATGACGTGTCTGAAGAAGCAAAGGACCTCATCAACAAGCTCATGTGTCTTGATCCGCAAGAACGTCTGGGATCTAACAAGGACGGAAAGTATGACAGTGGTGGTGATGAAATCAAGGCTCATTCCTGGTTTACCGGGATCAATTGGGAGACTCTTCGCGAGGACGAAGCATCTTTCGTCCCCGCTAGCGAGAATCCCGAGGACACAGAGTATTTCGATTCGCGAGGCGCCACAATGCAGAGCTTCGCCGCCGAATTCGAGGACCAGTCCTCGTCGCCGGTGCAAACTCCAGGAGCCGACTACCCAGACAGGCCGCACGACGCGCTTTCGCGGGTTAGGAGCCAAGTCAATTCCGTCAAGCGGAACCTGATGCCACTGCACATACCGCCACATGTGAGAGACAATCGATCACGACGTCTCAGTGAGCCCGTAGCTGCTGATGACTTTGGGAACTTCCAATTCAAGAATCTCCCAGTGCTTGAAAAGGCGAACAAGGATGTCATCCAAAAACTCCGAGCAGATGCCATGCATGCACAGACCAAGACTGCAAACAGTGCAGCCGCGTCTTCATCAGCATTGGCATCGCCACCACCAGCGCCATCCTTAGAGTCCAGTCCTGTGGTCCCAGGGCCGCTCAAGCGCACATTGTCTGCCAACAAGGGCTCAACCCGCCCACAGTCTCCCTCTCTACTGAGCCAGGCCAACTCTTCGCCAAATCGTGGATCGCAGCCATCTTCCCCATTGCTTGTGTCTTTTAGTGCGGGTCAGCATCAGGACCGACGCAAAACGTCAAGCGGCTCTTCGAACTTGTCACAACAGACTAGCAGCTCGCTACAACCGGGCACGTCTCTCGAACACGCACCAAGGTTACCTGTCACTTTCAAGGCTTCTGCGAGCGCACCATCGCCAATTAAATCAGGCAAGTCAGGTTCTGTCCATCTGCCATCTCACCCAGACCGCGCCTCCCCGGGAAGTCGGCAAGGAAGTGTTTCATCGCCAAGGCAAAGATCACAGACTGTTGGTTCCCAGGATCAAGACGGAGACCATGTCCCTGAAATGCTTGCCTCGCACCATCACAAGCGAAGAAGTGGAGTATTCGATGTCTCACCATCTTCTTCAGACAACGAAGAGACTCGACACCAAGCTCTACTACGCGTACAGCGTCGGCGCCAGAGCTCCCGGCGGCTATCTCAGATCAGCCTGGCAGACGGACCCACTTTCCGAACCCTTGATGTTCTCGTTTGTGAGGATCATCCTGTGTCTCGCCTCGTAATGGAGCGCCTTCTGGAGAAGTTGCGATGCCGCACCATTGCCGTGACTAACGGATCCGAGGCAATGAGGTATGCCATGAGCGAAGTGAAGTTCGACATTATCATGATGGAGTACAAACTGCCCCATGTCAACGGTGCTGATGTTGCGAGAATGATTCGGGACACCAAGAACGCCAATTCTCACACCCCCATAGTAGCCGTGACAGGTTATCTCAACCAGCTTCAAGGGGCTCATCATTTCGATGCGCTCATCGAAAAACCGCCCACAAAGGAGAAGCTGGAAGAGGTGATGGGTAGACTCTGTCAGTGGAGGACGCCACCGGAAGGCTGGAAGCCGCCCATGCCCCAAGCCATCCCTCCATCGGGGTTGCGCAAAGAGTCAATGCCGACTGATGATAGTCCAACTACTACATCGTCAATCGCCGGAGGCAGCTTCCATGCATCCTCGAGCGTCACAAGCAATCGCGAGAATTCGATCGGCTCAACGACATCTATTGGTGAGGATTCTAATCACAGCATTCCGTTCATCATCAGTCGACAGCCAACTATGGATTCGGAGCAGGGCCCCTCAGACCTCGAGCGCAACTTTGGCACCACTGGCGGTCTGGGCATCACTCGCAGTCTGGATCAAGCAAGTAAACAGGCTGGGATCGGGCATCCTCTGCCACACCTTGAGCATCAGTCGTCTGCACCTGCGGCTCTGTCCGGTGAATCGGATCAACCAGCGCCGAGAAGACAACCTTCGAACGAAGCAATCCAGGCAAAACGAAGATCATTGGAGAAGGTACGCCACGAATCGGCCGCGGAGAGCGGCGATGACGAACTCGAGGAGGACGAGCTTGGACGTGCCCCTGTCCGCCAGCGGTCTCCCAAACGTCACGTCAAGCGTAGTTCTAAGCTAGGTACAGAGATGATGCGTTCTTCGAGCAACG GGAGCGTGATCTCGAGTGAAGATCTCCTGTCTGCAGCCGGGCCTCGAACAGCCAGCGCAGAGCATGCAATTCTGGAAGAATCGCTTGCCGATGTCgctgctgctgctactgGGCATTTGACACCACCCGAATTCTTTCCTCCCGCTCCAGGCCATCATACCGAAGACATTGATATGGACGCTCGAACGCCAGACGATGCTACACCGAAGCCGCAAGACACTGGAGACGCCGATCCAGATCCGACACCCAGAGCAGCATCTCAAGAAGACACCTGA
- a CDS encoding DNA-directed RNA polymerase II subunit rpb4, protein MAGPQSRVPAPTSRRRPPPTGDEEATTHLKLGEMSGEQALSPAEVTLMLDQLEKARGQPNHTEIYYKTRDYCRHFARFKDDNSIRQVNQISTELTERELGITQFERAQLATLCCDTAEEARTLVPSLEGKIGDDELEIVLNDIAKLRDFQ, encoded by the exons ATGGCCGGCCCCCAATCGCGCGTCCCAGCACCAACCTCGCGCCGCCGCCCACCCCCAACCGGCGACGAAGAAGCCACCACGCACCTCAAACTCGGCGAAATGTCCGGCGAACAAGCCCTCTCCCCCGCCGAAGTCACCCTCATGCTCGACCAACTCGAGAAAGCCCGCGGCCAGCCCAACCACACCGAAATCTACTACAAGACCCGCGATTACTGCCGCCACTTTGCGCGCTTCAAGGACGACAACAGCATACGACAGGTCAACCAGATCAGTACCGAGCTGACGGAGCGCGAGCTGGGAATCACGCAGTTTGAGAGGGCGCAGTTGG CTACACTATGCTGCGACACGGCCGAAGAAGCACGCACTCTGGTCCCTTCGCTAGAGGGCAAGATCGGCGACGACGAGCTGGAAATTGTGCTCAACGACATTGCCAAGCTACGTGACTTCCAGTAG
- a CDS encoding Anthranilate synthase component 1 — MARSIAAQPSFEEVQNIVEKTKSWPNAPNLIPLCTSISSEFLTPSTIYLKVAANSKQSFLFESAATSETIGRYSFVGADPRKTLLSGPKHGLEGDPLPQLDKELSQHRIAHIPSLRLPPLTAGAIGYVGYDCVKYFEPKTKRSLKDVLEVPESLFMLYDTIVAVDHFFQKVIVITYLSLPAADASGSALQAAYDKSKQTIAGLVRTLKRHDLPLPPQGPIQLKQEYTSNIGRKGYEGHVTRMKEHIVKGDIIQAVPSQRIARPTSLHPFNLYRHLRTVNPSPYLFYLDCDDFQIIGASPEVLVKAEAGRIITHPIAGTIKRGVDPDQDQQLADTLHASIKDRAEHVMLVDLARNDVNRVCDPLSTRVDKLMVVQKFSHVQHLVSEVSGVLRPDKTRFDAFRSIFPAGTVSGAPKVKAMELIAELEGEKRGVYAGAVGYFGYNRVNTVDATEVEGAMDTCIALRTMMTKGGVAYLQAGGGIVFDSNEGEEYEETINKLKANMTCIEQAERLHWEEQQGEASDLSVNGTSGGPTKVDVAGG, encoded by the exons ATGGCGCGCTCT ATAGCAGCGCAGCCATCGTTCGAAGAAGTCCAAAACATCGTCGAGAAGACCAAGTCCTGGCCCAATGCCCCGAATCTCATCCCACTATGCACATCCATATCGTCCGAGTTCCTCACTCCGTCCACCATATATCTGAAAGTTGCAGCAAA CTCCAAACAGTCCTTCCTGTTCGAGTCGGCAGCGACCTCCGAAACCATCGGACGATATAGCTTCGTTGGTGCTGACCCTCGCAAAACACTCCTTTCGGGCCCCAAGCATGGCCTCGAGGGCGATCCGCTGCCGCAGTTGGACAAGGAACTCTCCCAGCATCGGATCGCACATATCCCATCATTGCGACTTCCACCATTGACTGCTGGAGCCATTGGATATGTTGGCTATGACTGCGTCAAGTACTTTGAGCCCAAGACAAAGCGATCTTTAAAGGACGTCCTAGAGGTACCTGAGAGCTTGTTCATGCTATACGACACCATCGTTGCTGTCGACCACTTTTTCCAAAAGGTGATCGTCATCACGTATCTCTCCCTACCTGCGGCAGACGCCAGCGGAAGTGCGCTCCAGGCAGCGTATGACAAGAGCAAGCAGACAATAGCTGGCCTCGTGCGGACACTGAAGAGGCACGATCTTCCGCTGCCTCCACAAGGTCCGATACAGCTCAAGCAGGAGTATACCAGCAATATCGGTCGCAAGGGATATGAGGGTCACGTCACGCGAATGAAGGAGCACATCGTTAAAGGCGACATCATCCAGGCCGTTCCCTCGCAGCGGATCGCTCGGCCCACCAGCTTGCATCCCTTCAACCTATACCGCCACCTACGTACCGTCAACCCATCGCCGTATCTGTTCTACCTGGACTGTGACGATTTCCAAATCATTGGTGCCAGTCCTGAGGTGTTGGTCAAGGCAGAGGCTGGAAGAATTATAACCCACCCGATCGCGGGCACGATCAAGCGAGGTGTCGACCCAGATCAGGACCAGCAGCTCGCAGATACGCTTCATGCTAGCATCAAGGACCGGGCAGAACATGTCATGCTGGTTGACTTGGCGCGGAACGATGTGAACAGAGTGTGCGATCCACTGTCGACCAGAGTGGACAAGCTCATGGTTGTGCAGAAGTTCAGTCATGTCCAGCATTTGGTATCGGAGGTTTCAGGTGTGCTGCGACCAGACAAGACACGATTTGATGCGTTTCGCTCAATCTTTCCTGCTGGGACTGTGTCAGGAGCGCCCAAAGTCAAGGCTATGGAGCTGATTGCAGAGCTGGAGGGCGAGAAGCGAGGTGTCTACGCAGGTGCGGTAGGCTACTTTGGGTACAACCGAGTCAACACAGTTGATGCAACAGAAGTTGAAGGCGCAATGGACACCTGCATTGCGCTGCGGACCATGATGACCAAGGGCGGTGTAGCATACTTGCAAGCCGGCGGCGGCATTGTGTTCGACAGCAACGAGGGCGAGGAGTACGAAGAAACGATCAACAAGCTCAAGGCGAACATGACTTGCATCGAACAAGCTGAGAGGCTCCACTGGGAGGAACAGCAGGGCGAAGCTAGTGACTTGTCTGTCAATGGAACGTCAGGCGGGCCAACCAAGGTCGATGTTGCAGGCGGATAG
- a CDS encoding Adenosine deaminase 2: MHVVDKLKDRLQFGRRKAEQAAAAADSKATRDTGEHLTQPGNMTSTSEAAAASSDPFETYCRERDDLLAAERALAWNQLARSTASAAEKQAGQIIIKIRENERIDPALYGNLPGEEVPASNTRDMGGRFLVNKERIEQSKVFEIARRMPKGAHLHLHLNAVLPPEELMPHARRLEETFYIRSTKPLVTAEDFYAPDTEIVFEVKSRNTQRADVFDPGYNPKWKEPNAVSWMRWTDFRQRFPGTASLDQIPIEIARKENEDLDDAERWAREKIIFTQDRAYNDRQTTNGIWACFNQGTRASKGLVHYESMFRWYIGRVIDTMIEDNVMYFELRPMLLDKAIPTDDGERKLDHKAQMEVICEEVRKKQAELQRNGQIDTFPFGLKIIYGTPRSIPRPMMKKELQDCINLKKAYPDLICGFDLVGAEDRPNNIGFYADLLLDFVADTKKEFGEPIPFIFHAGESLLDTGGSHNPENSNLYDSLLLNCKRVGHGYALLKHPVLAQKYRERKICLELCPISNELLGLCGNARQHIFPELLAAGLQCTLNADNPNMFRYAGRSASPLSYEFYQVMVGDPRMDIHGWKQLALWSIEHSCISHQEQIRAKAIFRKDWEAFCLSVVEDYGSHADSMKDLDKRWNPEVP; the protein is encoded by the exons ATGCATGTTGTGGATAAGCTGAAAGATCGG TTGCAGTTTGGGCGAAGAAAGGCAGAACAGGCAGCGGCAGCAGCAGATTCCAAGGCCACACGCGATACTGGCGAGCACTTGACACAGCCTGGAAATATGACTAGCACTTCTGAAGCAGCGGCTGCCTCCAGCGACCCCTTCGAGACTTACTGCCGAGAACGAGATGATCTCCTCGCCGCTGAGCGCGCACTTGCCTGGAATCAGCTAGCGAGGTCGACGGCATCAGCAGCAGAGAAGCAAGCTGGTCAAATAATCATCAAGATTCGAGAGAACGAGCGCATTGATCCGGCACTGTATGGAAATTTGCCTGGCGAGGAAGTTCCTGCATCCAACACACGGGACATGGGAGGACGTTTCCTGGTCAACAAAGAACGGATAGAGCAGAGCAAGGTCTTTGAGATCGCTCGACGCATGCCCAAAGGCGCTCACTTACATCTCCATCTCAATGCGGTCTTGCCACCCGAGGAGCTCATGCCGCACGCTCGGAGGCTGGAAGAGACGTTTTACATACGCAGCACGAAGCCATTAGTGACGGCCGAGGACTTCTACGCCCCCGACACGGAGATAGTGTTCGAGGTCAAGTCGAGGAACACTCAGCGGGCTGATGTCTTCGATCCAGGATACAATCCTAAATGGAAAGAACCCAATGCTGTATCGTGGATGAGGTGGACCGACTTCCGCCAGCGCTTTCCGGGTACGGCGTCTCTTGATCAGATCCCAATTGAGATCGCAAGAAAGGAGAATGAAGATCTCGACGATGCGGAACGGTGGGCGCGCGAGAAAATCATCTTCACCCAGGATCGCGCGTACAACGATCGTCAGACGACGAATGGCATATGGGCATGTTTCAATCAAGGTACCCGCGCCTCTAAAGGTCTCGTACATTACGAAAGCATGTTTCGTTGGTACATTGGCCGGGTCATCGACACCATGATTGAGGATAATGTGATGTACTTCGAATTGCGGCCAATGCTCCTGGACAAGGCAATACCTACCGACGACGGTGAACGCAAGCTCGACCACAAGGCGCAAATGGAGGTAATTTGTGAGGAAGTGCGGAAGAAGCAAGCTGAACTACAGCGTAATGGTCAAATCGACACCTTCCCGTTCGGCTTGAAGATCATCTATGGTACACCAAGAAGTATCCCAAGACCGATGATGAAAAAAGAATTGCAAGACTGCATCAACCTCAAAAAGGCGTACCCAGACTTGATCTGCGGCTTTGACCTCGTCGGAGCAGAGGACAGACCCAACAACATCGGATTCTACGCAGACCTTTTGCTGGACTTCGTGGCTGACACTAAAAAGGAGTTCGGAGAGCCTATTCCGTTCATATTCCACGCTGGGGAATCACTGTTAGACACCGGCGGATCGCACAATCCCGAAAACAGCAACCTTTACGATTCACTTTTGCTGAATTGCAAGCGCGTTGGTCACGGATATGCTCTCCTGAAGCACCCCGTGCTTGCTCAGAAGTATCGCGAACGGAAGATCTGCTTGGAACTCTGTCCCATCTCCAACGAACTGCTCGGTCTCTGTGGTAATGCGAGACAGCACATATTCCCAGAGCTGTTGGCAGCTGGCTTGCAGTGTACACTCAATGCCGACAATCCCAATATGTTCAG GTACGCAGGACGCAGCGCATCACCATTGTCCTACGAGTTCTACCAAGTAATGGTAGGCGATCCTCGTATGGACATCCACGGCTGGAAACAGCTTGCTCTGTGGAGCATCGAGCATAGCTGCATCAGCCATCAAGAACAGATCAGGGCCAAGGCAATCTTCAGAAAGGACTGGGAAGCATTCTGCTTGTCGGTCGTGGAAGATTATGGTAGCCACGCCGATTCTATGAAAGATCTTGACAAGCGCTGGAACCCGGAAGTGCCGTAG